One genomic segment of Gottschalkia acidurici 9a includes these proteins:
- the glmS gene encoding glutamine--fructose-6-phosphate transaminase (isomerizing): MCGIVGYIGNKEASGILIEGLSKLEYRGYDSAGVAIINESGITISKTKGRLSNLEKKLRENPIQGKSGIGHTRWATHGEPSDTNSHPHFNKDQSISVVHNGIIENYMYLKEWLISIGYEFKSETDTEVIAHLVDYYYKGNIVEAVSKAVEKLEGSYALGVITSNEPEKLVAIRKDSPLIVGLGKGENFIASDIPAILNHTRDIFLLEDKELVILTKENVEIMTLEGMKVEKELFHVTWNAESAEKGGYEHFMIKEIHEQPKAIKDTLTSRIMSNSDEIKLDDISITKEDIQNIDKIFIVACGTAYHAGMVGKYVIEKLARIPVEVDIASEFRYRDPIINEKALMIVISQSGETADTLAALIEAKKQGARVIAVTNVVGSSAAREADDILYTWAGPEIAVASTKAYTTQLVAMYVIALYLAKLNENISIKEYREIRDELLKLPEKVEKLLEEKEELQKFANNNHMHRDMFYLGRGLDNAVALEGALKLKEISYIHAESYAAGELKHGPIALIDKDIPVIALATQDELFEKMVSNIKEVVTRGARVIAIAFEGNEDIEKVAEQVVYIPKTMSLLSPILSVVPLQLLSYYVSVTRGCDVDKPRNLAKSVTVE; the protein is encoded by the coding sequence ATGTGTGGAATTGTAGGATATATAGGAAATAAGGAAGCCTCAGGAATATTAATAGAAGGACTTTCTAAGCTAGAATATAGAGGATATGACTCAGCAGGAGTTGCAATAATAAATGAAAGTGGAATAACAATAAGTAAAACTAAGGGAAGATTATCGAATCTAGAGAAAAAATTAAGAGAAAATCCGATACAAGGAAAATCAGGAATAGGTCACACTAGATGGGCAACTCATGGGGAGCCATCTGACACTAACTCACATCCTCATTTTAACAAAGATCAAAGCATAAGTGTAGTTCATAATGGAATAATAGAGAACTATATGTATTTAAAAGAATGGTTAATATCAATTGGATATGAGTTTAAATCAGAGACAGATACAGAAGTAATAGCACATCTTGTAGACTATTATTATAAGGGAAATATAGTAGAAGCAGTTTCAAAAGCTGTAGAAAAGTTAGAAGGTTCATATGCATTAGGAGTTATAACTAGTAATGAACCAGAAAAACTAGTAGCGATAAGAAAAGACAGTCCACTTATAGTAGGGTTAGGTAAAGGAGAAAACTTCATAGCATCAGATATACCAGCTATATTAAATCACACAAGAGATATATTTTTGTTAGAAGATAAAGAATTAGTTATATTAACTAAGGAAAATGTAGAAATAATGACACTTGAAGGAATGAAAGTGGAAAAAGAGCTGTTTCATGTAACATGGAATGCAGAGTCAGCAGAAAAAGGCGGATATGAGCATTTTATGATAAAAGAAATACACGAACAGCCAAAAGCTATCAAAGATACTTTAACTTCAAGAATAATGTCAAATTCGGATGAAATAAAGCTAGATGATATTTCAATTACAAAGGAAGATATCCAAAATATCGATAAAATATTTATAGTAGCTTGCGGTACAGCTTATCATGCTGGAATGGTAGGAAAATATGTTATAGAAAAGTTAGCTAGGATACCTGTAGAAGTAGATATAGCATCAGAGTTTAGATATAGAGATCCAATAATTAATGAAAAAGCTTTAATGATAGTAATAAGTCAATCAGGAGAAACAGCAGACACATTAGCTGCTTTAATAGAGGCTAAAAAACAAGGAGCTAGAGTAATAGCGGTAACCAATGTAGTAGGAAGCTCGGCAGCTAGGGAAGCAGATGATATACTTTATACTTGGGCAGGTCCAGAAATAGCTGTAGCCTCTACAAAAGCATATACAACTCAGCTTGTTGCTATGTATGTGATAGCCTTATATCTTGCTAAACTAAATGAAAATATATCTATAAAAGAGTATAGAGAAATAAGAGATGAATTGTTGAAGTTGCCAGAAAAAGTAGAGAAGTTATTAGAAGAAAAAGAAGAATTACAAAAATTCGCAAATAATAATCACATGCATAGAGATATGTTCTATTTAGGTCGTGGATTAGATAATGCAGTAGCGCTAGAAGGAGCATTAAAGTTAAAAGAGATATCATATATTCATGCAGAATCATATGCAGCTGGAGAATTAAAACATGGACCAATAGCACTTATAGATAAAGATATACCGGTTATAGCACTTGCAACACAGGATGAACTATTTGAGAAGATGGTTAGTAACATAAAAGAAGTAGTTACTAGGGGGGCAAGAGTTATAGCAATTGCATTTGAAGGAAATGAAGATATAGAAAAGGTAGCAGAACAAGTAGTATATATACCAAAAACTATGTCATTACTTTCACCAATACTATCAGTAGTACCATTACAGCTACTGTCATATTATGTATCGGTGACCAGAGGATGCGATGTGGATAAACCAAGAAACTTAGCAAAATCAGTTACAGTTGAATAG
- a CDS encoding methyl-accepting chemotaxis protein gives MIFKKQKNCSEMNKVSNYVISKLKGENLDRPVLNYEKHEKILKLFENLLESNKINNELILSLIKNASSLGDFDTNMSFISGKMDDVSIKLSDFSTSNMAVVEETTASMNQVSDSISNSTSILEDLSSRANNLINLNKENNKQLKEMEEIKNIVTENSKIMDEKINTLEDMSRKVDNMVEAVGSIAEQTNLLALNASIEAARAGEHGRGFAVVAEEIRKLAEDTKNRLTDMQQFTDNIRLATQESLESVSKTAASMIDMNEKMEQFNETFESSIEDLEGTVNGVMDLSSMMEEVNASSTEVNEAMNSVASDSEKINFMTREILGHSHQTMQYSKKIGDIDKAISDIVRKLIEVLNNGTSPVSNKDLLNIINNATKGHMIWIEKLKGIVETGEIKPIQQDGNKCEFGHYYKAINVSNPQISDAWKSIDSIHKDLHKKAIYVEEALRENDTKKAKQIYIEAEDLSKKIMAIFEEIIKKVNDMDKRGESVF, from the coding sequence ATGATTTTTAAAAAGCAAAAGAACTGTAGTGAAATGAACAAAGTATCTAACTATGTAATATCTAAACTTAAAGGGGAAAATCTTGACAGACCTGTACTAAACTATGAGAAACATGAAAAAATACTTAAATTGTTTGAAAATCTTTTGGAGAGTAATAAAATTAATAATGAGCTGATTTTAAGTCTCATAAAAAATGCATCATCTTTAGGTGATTTTGATACAAATATGTCTTTTATATCAGGAAAAATGGACGATGTATCTATAAAACTATCAGACTTTAGTACTTCGAATATGGCAGTAGTAGAAGAAACTACTGCTAGTATGAATCAAGTAAGTGACTCAATAAGCAATAGTACAAGCATACTAGAAGATTTATCTAGTAGAGCAAATAACTTAATAAACTTAAATAAAGAAAACAATAAACAATTAAAAGAGATGGAAGAGATAAAAAATATAGTAACTGAAAATTCTAAAATAATGGATGAGAAAATAAATACCCTAGAAGATATGTCTAGAAAAGTAGATAATATGGTTGAAGCTGTAGGGTCTATTGCAGAACAAACAAATTTATTGGCACTTAATGCTAGTATAGAAGCTGCTAGAGCAGGAGAACACGGGAGGGGATTCGCAGTTGTTGCAGAAGAAATAAGAAAACTAGCGGAGGATACAAAAAATAGACTTACAGATATGCAACAGTTTACGGACAATATAAGATTAGCAACTCAAGAAAGCTTAGAAAGTGTAAGTAAAACAGCAGCATCTATGATAGATATGAACGAAAAAATGGAACAATTTAATGAAACCTTCGAAAGCAGCATAGAAGATTTGGAAGGTACGGTAAATGGTGTTATGGATTTATCTAGCATGATGGAAGAAGTAAATGCATCTTCAACAGAGGTAAATGAAGCTATGAATTCGGTAGCGTCAGATTCAGAAAAGATAAACTTTATGACAAGGGAGATATTAGGACATTCTCACCAAACTATGCAATATTCTAAAAAAATTGGTGATATAGATAAAGCTATATCTGATATAGTAAGAAAATTAATAGAGGTGTTGAATAATGGAACATCGCCAGTTTCTAATAAAGACTTATTAAATATAATAAATAATGCTACTAAAGGTCATATGATCTGGATTGAAAAGTTAAAAGGTATAGTTGAAACTGGGGAAATAAAGCCTATACAACAAGATGGAAACAAGTGTGAATTTGGCCATTACTATAAAGCTATAAATGTTAGTAATCCACAAATATCAGATGCTTGGAAGTCTATAGATAGCATACACAAAGACTTACATAAAAAAGCAATCTATGTAGAAGAGGCCTTAAGAGAAAATGATACTAAAAAGGCTAAGCAAATATACATAGAAGCGGAAGATTTATCGAAAAAGATTATGGCCATATTTGAAGAAATAATAAAAAAAGTTAATGATATGGACAAAAGAGGGGAAAGTGTTTTTTAA
- the glmM gene encoding phosphoglucosamine mutase codes for MGRLFGTDGVRGIANKELTCELAYKIGKAGAYVLTKGKKDAKILVGRDTRISGDMLEASLVAGICSVGVDVISLGIVPTPTVSYLARKYEADAGVVISASHNPVEYNGIKFFSGEGYKLPDEVEDEIEKHISNELSDIPLPTGDEIGVRHIKQDGIEDYIDFVKSIASTDFKGIKVAMDCAEGASYYSAPELFRRLGAEVHVIHNNPNGKNINKECGSTHLEQIKKFTVENKCDIGLAFDGDADRCLAVDENGEEINGDFLMTIIAKNLKDKGKLKNDTLVTTVMSNMGLDIACKREKINTIKTQVGDRYVLECMLDGGYKLGGEQSGHIILLDYNTTGDGLITAVEIVETLKESNKKLSELKSIMKNLPQILVNAKVTNDKKDIHLKDEEIVSEIKKLEDTLQGKGRVLIRASGTEPLVRVMLEGECIEEITNMAESLAKLIEKKAE; via the coding sequence TTGGGAAGATTATTTGGAACAGATGGAGTAAGAGGAATAGCAAATAAAGAATTAACATGTGAACTAGCATATAAAATAGGTAAAGCAGGAGCATATGTATTAACTAAAGGCAAAAAAGATGCCAAAATCCTTGTAGGAAGAGATACCCGAATATCAGGAGATATGCTGGAAGCTTCATTAGTAGCTGGAATATGTTCAGTAGGAGTAGATGTCATATCGTTAGGTATAGTACCAACGCCAACAGTATCATATTTAGCTAGAAAATATGAAGCTGATGCAGGAGTAGTTATATCAGCATCACATAACCCTGTTGAATATAATGGTATAAAGTTTTTTAGTGGGGAAGGATATAAACTCCCAGATGAAGTTGAAGATGAAATAGAAAAACATATAAGTAACGAATTATCAGATATTCCTCTGCCTACGGGTGATGAAATAGGTGTAAGACATATAAAGCAAGATGGTATAGAAGACTATATAGACTTTGTAAAAAGCATAGCAAGTACGGACTTTAAAGGAATTAAAGTTGCTATGGATTGTGCTGAAGGAGCTTCATATTATTCTGCACCAGAATTATTTAGAAGACTGGGAGCTGAAGTACATGTGATACACAATAATCCAAATGGAAAAAATATAAATAAAGAATGTGGATCTACTCACTTAGAGCAAATTAAAAAGTTTACAGTAGAAAACAAGTGTGATATAGGACTAGCCTTCGATGGAGATGCAGATAGATGTCTTGCTGTAGATGAAAATGGTGAAGAAATAAATGGAGATTTCTTAATGACCATTATTGCTAAGAATTTAAAAGATAAAGGAAAACTAAAAAATGATACTTTAGTTACTACTGTAATGAGTAATATGGGATTAGACATAGCGTGTAAAAGAGAAAAAATAAATACGATAAAAACTCAAGTAGGAGATAGATATGTACTAGAATGTATGTTAGATGGTGGCTATAAGCTTGGAGGGGAGCAATCAGGACATATAATACTACTCGACTATAATACTACTGGAGATGGATTAATAACAGCAGTAGAGATAGTTGAGACATTAAAGGAAAGTAATAAAAAGTTATCTGAACTTAAAAGTATAATGAAGAATTTACCCCAAATATTAGTGAATGCTAAAGTTACAAATGATAAGAAAGATATACACTTAAAAGATGAAGAAATAGTATCTGAAATAAAGAAATTAGAAGATACTTTACAAGGTAAAGGAAGAGTACTTATAAGAGCTTCAGGAACAGAACCATTGGTTAGAGTAATGTTAGAGGGAGAATGCATAGAAGAAATAACTAATATGGCAGAAAGTTTGGCTAAGTTAATAGAAAAAAAAGCAGAATAA